The DNA region GCACTGCTGCAAGAGATTGCGAGTTTGCAGAATGAAAATCGAACTACAATTCAACTGATGAATTCGGTGAATCAGAGAGTGCAATCAGCAGAGACGAGGCAGAAACAGATGATCTCCTTCTTAGCACATTCGCTCTTCAAGGAACACAATGACAATGGTACCGCGTCTTCAAGGGCAAGAAGAAAGTTCCTTAAGCACACTCGCTCCAGCAGCACCGCTTCAATTGGATTCATGGATTCGGGCGCAAGCAATAGGCATTGCACTGCAGATGCTTCATCGTCTCCTCCTACATTGGACAGCACTGAAGAACATGTGCTGAGCAAAGAAAATCCTGATAATATTTTGTCCGGTTCGATTGAAAAACTTGAACTTCATGCAAGCGAGAAAAGTCTTACTGATTGCCTGGATCAAGTTCAAGACGACACATTAGCTCCATTTTTTCTTGATACCAACATAGTAGTGCCTTCAAATCCTGATACCGCCATCGCAAGTGTTTCTGACCATCTTTTTGCATTCACTGAAGGAGATCTTCCAGTTTCGAATGCCATTATTGACCAAGAAGAAGTGTGGAAAGCAATCACTGAAGCTGGACCAAGATCATTGGGTTATGGAGGCGGCGAAGCGTGGTATGACACTGATCAAGATTCCAACATGTTTGATACTGCCACTCGATTCGACGAGCCCTGGGATCTTGATTTACAGAATTTCAATCAGGGATTTGGCGACGGAAACATTGTCGGCTTTGTAGATCGATTGGCAGCATCAAAAGATGACACTTATATATGACCCTTGTTGCTCCACCATATGATTAGTATGGATGGTCATGTTATTTTCGTTGTTCATGTGAAACAATGCtttgtctttttttatttctcccTTCATTTGATTAATTCTCGGCATGATATTTTTTTGTAGTAAGTTTGTACTTTGTAGATAGGGATGTAAACAAGTCGAGCCGAGTCAAGTTTtgaggtgttcaagcttgtttgataagataactaaGCCGAGCTGAACTTAAAATGAACtaaacttttgaaatgagtgttcaagcttggtttggtttattttttatgagcttgagcttgtttgaaacttggcttgagcttggttcgtttaaatgttatcaagctctcaattcaagcttggcttgagcttggttcgagcttggcttgagtttggttcatttagatattatcaagctctcaattcaagattgtttgaaatttttaattatttgattgataatttaaatttatttatttattttatttaggatattgaaaataattttattaataaatatggttcgtgaacattgttcatgaacgttaactagctgaacacatatgtgttcaagcttgtttatttaattaatcttatgtatattgaacgaacacaAACAAGTTCTTATCAAGCTGAACATtaaacttgttcacgaacgcttggttcatttatagccCTATTTGTAGAGCCAACTTTTCTCGAGTATTGGAAAAAAGAATATCTGACGAATCGTGTCTAAAACTCGAAGATTGTGTGCGACTAAACTTCGACAATTGATGATGTTTGACTTGTTTTTGCAAATTTAGTTATACGGAGGCTCGATTAGGATCAATTAAATTGAATAACTGgttaaagtaaataaataaatttgaatatatatgtatttaaatttatcaattgTATCaataaagtttttattaaatttataaataagaaggaagttttaaaacaaaatagaCTTTGTCGTATGCACTAACGTCGCATAGAAAATTAGACCTTGAGAAACAAAAGAGCGTTGTTACATGCATAATCCACGCGTGCAAATCGACCCATTGCTCGCCATTAATTGAGGAGCGGATTACATTAACTGAGACTCATGACTCATCGCCTTGACTAcctttttctaattaattaattaattaatttgttaacATTTTTTGTaactaaatataaattaaaataagtaGAATACGACTCCTCGTCTTCACGCATCGCTCCACGCAGGAGGAACACAAAAAGACAGCGAGATTGGCTGCAAGGCGCCGCGCCGCGCCGCCAAAAGGTAGGCAAAGCGCCGTGTTTTCAACTCCGAAAAATGCGGTTTTTAATTAGCGACtcgatttatttattttcaagttGGATTTTGTTAGACGTTAATCATGACGGAAATCCGGAACGAGAATGCGATTTTTGGGGTGaagtattattattatataaaactAAATTTATGACTttgctaaaattttaaaaatctttggtTTACTTatcgaatattattattattattattttataacaTAATTGTTAAGATTGTGTAGTATTATCCAACCACATCAACAAGTTTCACTACTACTCATTTCAAGTAGGATAGGAAGTTAGTTAGTATATAATAGTGGTGTCACCATTTCAATCCTTATCCCTTGTATGTGATATTATTGTTAATCAAAAATTCCTTATAATTTACTGTATCTAGTCAGGAGGTTGGCGATACTGAACGGATGAATGTTATAATCATTTGCCATAGCTATTATTCATTTCAAGTTTCATGGATTAACACAGTCGGTATTTACATGGATGATTACTCTAATAAATCTTAAGGTTAATTTCCAACAATACAAAATGTCTTGTGCATAATTTTCTCATTGCAAAGGGTCATTATATGTACTAGGACAAATACTTTTATAATTTAACTTCTTCTAAAAAGTATCTGACCTTCTTTGAGGGCCGCTAAAATGACGAATCCATCTTTTACTCCAATTATTATTCCGTTCAATCCAAATTTTATTTgagtattttaaaatttagatatgTTAAATAAGTAATCATGAGATTCACTGTTCAGTAGatacaaaattttgaaagtaatccATCTCTATAATATTCTAATTTTGATTCTCTTGTATGCTCGTAAGTATTTTACCACTCAACTGCACTCTTGGGGGTTACTTATTGATATTTATTAGTAATTATTATTAAttgttaaattgaattaaatatcGTATTccttattaaatttatatatgttgttttttataagtaaaaaatAGTATTTATCATAAATTTAAGAGTTCACAATATAAAAGAGGTTCATGTCTGATTTGAATACACTTCTAATATTTTGTATATATGAATTTGCACATCCCTATGAATCTTCTCACAATTCAATTCACCCTAATAAAAAAGCCTACTTTGAATTGTAATATTGTAAATCATAATTTAATATTGTAATTATTTAATGAATTATTACATCTTTATTAGATTAATattgtaaattttaatttaaatatgttgGCTTGGTTTAGCTCGGATTTTTCTGGAGAATATGTAATTTActcttataatttataaaattacaacTTTGATACAAACCTTTAAGTCTTTTAGATTATTTGCAATCATTTCATTTATTTACCAacgattatatatatttattcaaGTTATACTTAAGaccctaaaaaaatatttttccctctCTTGaattactttttaaattttaaattagcttttaaattcaattatatttttcattatgataattacaaaatttatttagtaaattgagtttaatttttttttaaaaaaaaaaattattgcgtTTTCATCCTTTTCCTGTATCAATATCACTCAACAACGCACCGACAGAATGCCCAGCCAAAAGCGGGCATTGTTCGTGCGTTGTTTCTCCAGAACAACATGTTTATATTTAGAGCacttatatcaatttttttttattgtatctaaaatttaaaataaataatttattttattaaatttatataattatttttaactaTATACTacatcaattattttaaaaattttattatctttaagtttttattatttttttctttcttatttttattattatatttatagaatgagtgaaaagaaaaaaattaaaaaaataagtgaaaagagaaattgaaaaaaatattattttagatgtttattttttaaatgtaaaaaatcaaaatataaatttaaagaataaatagGTTAACATGGATATATAGGTACTTTTGATATTTAATTAGCAACCCACTTTAATTTTTGtcctaataatattttttatagaaaaaggaaattaaaaacgGAGAAGCagtttttgttatatatatatatatatatatatatatatatatatatgctgcgGCGTCTTATGTACGATTTTGCTGTGGTACTTATCACGTCAGCGGCCTGGactgatcaggctccaacctgatcggtctgtggaccgatcaggccctaggctaatcggtccccagaccgatcaaccaactctctgtgagagttggcttcgaagcctgatcggtctgtggaccgatcaggctataggtggatcggtccacagaccgatcccctatctTTTTTGTGTTGATTTTTAGGTGGATAGGTTGGAGGCTGATCggtatggggaccgatcaggagactcccagaccgatcaggttggagcatGATCGGTCCAGGGCGCTGACGTGGCAAGTACCGCAGCAAAACCGCACATAAGGCGCCACAGCATaatatttctctctctctctctctctctctctctctctctatatatatatatatatatatatatatacatacagaaGTGATATCCTGCGGGACTTAagatgcgcgactgtgcgcgcctGCTTCGTTGGCGGATCGCGACGTCGACGCGGCATGCGGagcctataggctgatcggtccacagaccgatcagaagcctcccagatcgatcaggatatgtcctgatcggtccacagatcctgatcggtccacggaccgattaGAATAtgtcctgatcgatccacagaccgatcagaagcctcccagaccgatcaggatatgtcctgatcggtccagagggcatGCCGCGTCGACgtcgcgcacagtcgcgcatctTAAGTCCCGCAGGATATCACttctgtgtgtatatatatatatatatatatatattatgctgCGGCGCCTTATGTGCGGTTTTGCTACGGTACTTGCCACGTCagcggcctggaccgatcagactccaacCTGATTGgtctgggagtctcctgatcggtctgttgaccgatcaggccctaggctgatcggtcccatcggtctgtggaccgatcaggctataggtggatcggtccacagaccgatcccctaccTTTTTGTGTTGATTTTTAGGTGGATAGGTTggaggctgatcggtctggggaccgatcagcctagggcctgatcgatccacagaccgatcaggagactcccagaccgatcaggttggagcctgatcggtccaggccgctGACGTGGCAAGTACCGCAGCAAAACCGCACATAAGGCGTCGTAGCAtaatatttctatatatatatatatatatatatatatataaatgatatgCTGCGGACAAAGCCGTGCGAACCGCTGCGGACTtgcctttctgatcggtctgtagaccgatcagaaaatgatcggttccctgatcggtctgtagaccgatcaggaaggcaaGTCCGCAGCGATCGGCTCGGCTTTGTCCGCAGCAtatcatttctatatatatatatatatatatatatatatataaataaataaataaagcgtGTATTTTCGAATTTCTTTAATTGATGCAATTGACTTTTTGTctgatatatatatttatttatttatttattatctacCTCTATAACTTCTCATCCACCTAGGGTGGTCTTACGTTCCAACTTGAACTCTTAAAAAAAtcctaaatctaaatttaaactTGATCAATCCGATTTATTTTAATTTGTcaataattttttactttttatcttaatatttttttattattatactaacattctactatttatatatataaactaatttaatttttaaaatctaaaaatattaaattctaaattcaaatcaACCAGGATTAATCCGAAATGAATTTGAACCTAATTAACTCATAACCCCAATCCGAATATGAAAATCTCAAATCTGAAGTTGATATTTTTTGATTCAACTCGGATTGGATTAGTTGATCGGATCCATTTTTAACACTCCCTACCTCCTCCTAAATATTTTTATCTATATAATTCTCACTTTTACTCATAtatttaaatcataatttaacattcaactttatataatataaaaaatttaatcagcattttataaaatttttccattcTGCATAGGATAATTTTaccatcataaaaaaaatatctaacaaTCTTTATTTCACCTATTCCATAATCGATTGTATTCTATTTAAAATATTTCTCAATCTCTTTctcttttatgaaaaataaataaataaatattaaaaatttctaattacAGATTACTCGACACttccattttaaaaataataataatagaataatttaaattatttatgaccGTCAAGAGTGTTTGACGACTTGAGTAGGCTAACTATGTCAAATCATTTATCAATCATAAATTGCGTTAACCTTCTTAATGACTAATTAAGTCCTATAAAAAATTTCTATATGAGAAGCACTGATGGCGGATaattaagaaattcaatatttagaaaaaaaaatcctataaattTATCATAGTTGAAAATTGAACTATAAATACATAAGTGATAATCTAGATATCCTACCGTTATATTATAACCCGAGACTAAGTCACTTTATGCTTATGACCATGGAGGCATGAGATTCATCTTAAATTGATACTATTGTACTATtagaattttatgatttttaataaaaatatataaaattcgaGAGTTTTAATAAGGAGCACGCAAATATCATCCTATccgtaataaatataataaataaagaaTAAACGTACGAGAATTCAAATTATTCAATTATTGTCGTATTTAACAACAATGAGGTAAACCCTCATAAACTCTCTTTTGGGTCCATCTATCAATTTAGCATCTTATTATATCTTTGGTTTTTTCGAGATGATATACATCTTATGTTAttttttgtaattaattttttaattcttaAATCTTAAATTCTATCTAAACTCTAAATTTTAAAGCACCAGATGGATAATATAGCAAAGTCTTATATTCTTACTCTCTTTaacatgattaaaaaaaaaactgaattaTACTAAAAATAAAGGTAAACTAACCACGAGCTCGTTGAAGGTTTCATGCGAATCATAAAAGAAGAGTGAACTATCCCGAAAGAtaagtatatttttcttaaaactttcgacttgattaagataaatattttaataaaaacaaAGTTAACATAATACGAGATAAAAGTATTTATTATCAATCTAAGGTAAATAAAGTTCAACTAATCAACTCATTCTTTGATACAAATCAAAATCGGAGAAAACTCGTATAGAACTTTAAAAACATAGACTTTGAAAAATAGAGTGAAATATCCCGAATGCATAAAGACTACGTTTGGTAGGGTACAATctatcttgtaatgtaatcatgattacattacaaggttgatttttttgtttggtttaattttaaatttgtaatgtaatataatcttaattacaAAAGATattgaagttttgtaatctggattacaaaataaatattatgtAATTCAATTACATTATGAGGTCATcatttaaccaaaatttaaatgtcgaatataTCCTTAGTCCACCGCGCCCGTCGTCGCTCGCCGCCACTCGCGGTCGCCGGCGACCACCACCGGCTGTCGCCACCGGCAGCCGCTGCCGCCCGCCGCTGACGACCACCGCCGCACACCGCCGCCACCGCCGCCCGCAACCACCACCGCCCGCCGGCGACCACCATCGCTCGCCATCGCCACCTCTGGCCGCCGCCGCCGACGGTTGTCGTTGTCGTCGGTTGCCGGTGGGCGACGACGATCAGTGGTTGCTAACGGTGGAGGAGGCCAACGGCGGCAGCCACTGGTTGCCGTAAGCTCCGGCAGAGGTGCAGCGGCCATCAGTAGAGGccgcaggatatttttgtcattttataatattgcaaattatattgcttataaaaaataatagacaccaaacaaaagaatataatcacccttgtaatcaaatattacatacattacattaccaaatgtagtaatgtaatcaagattacattacattacattacaaatttgattacattacaagctacattacattacacccaaccaaataTAGCCAAAGTGTTTTACAAATGAAGAAAATCAGGACTCTATTATAGTTCACTGGTCGAAACTAGTCATTTGCTGATGTGGCGCGGTTCGAGCGCTCAGATCCTCTCCGGGCACCCCTCGCGAGCCAAATTCTTTCTCCATGCAATGGCTATGT from Zingiber officinale cultivar Zhangliang chromosome 4B, Zo_v1.1, whole genome shotgun sequence includes:
- the LOC121975332 gene encoding heat stress transcription factor A-3-like isoform X1, encoding MDSRSSTSSAADASQSPRAWPKKEPRSDDPFPLVSFSFQSGDGGDGGEEIPQPLEALRTAPIPPFLSKTYELVDDPAFDAILSWSPAGRSFVVWDPVEFACTVLPGHFKHNNFSSFVRQLNTYGFHKIDADRWEFANESFTKGKKYLLRNINRRRSYPAHHLHIQIGSSMEMAKKDRLVGEIDMLRNDKRALLQEIASLQNENRTTIQLMNSVNQRVQSAETRQKQMISFLAHSLFKEHNDNGTASSRARRKFLKHTRSSSTASIGFMDSGASNRHCTADASSSPPTLDSTEEHVLSKENPDNILSGSIEKLELHASEKSLTDCLDQVQDDTLAPFFLDTNIVVPSNPDTAIASVSDHLFAFTEGDLPVSNAIIDQEEVWKAITEAGPRSLGYGGGEAWYDTDQDSNMFDTATRFDEPWDLDLQNFNQGFGDGNIVGFVDRLAASKDDTYI
- the LOC121975332 gene encoding heat stress transcription factor A-3-like isoform X2 yields the protein MTLQSIRNYICYGADANEIEMLREAPKIGCNLECGVSSREGFHKIDADRWEFANESFTKGKKYLLRNINRRRSYPAHHLHIQIGSSMEMAKKDRLVGEIDMLRNDKRALLQEIASLQNENRTTIQLMNSVNQRVQSAETRQKQMISFLAHSLFKEHNDNGTASSRARRKFLKHTRSSSTASIGFMDSGASNRHCTADASSSPPTLDSTEEHVLSKENPDNILSGSIEKLELHASEKSLTDCLDQVQDDTLAPFFLDTNIVVPSNPDTAIASVSDHLFAFTEGDLPVSNAIIDQEEVWKAITEAGPRSLGYGGGEAWYDTDQDSNMFDTATRFDEPWDLDLQNFNQGFGDGNIVGFVDRLAASKDDTYI
- the LOC121975332 gene encoding heat stress transcription factor A-3-like isoform X3, translated to MTLNYICYGADANEIEMLREAPKIGCNLECGVSSREGFHKIDADRWEFANESFTKGKKYLLRNINRRRSYPAHHLHIQIGSSMEMAKKDRLVGEIDMLRNDKRALLQEIASLQNENRTTIQLMNSVNQRVQSAETRQKQMISFLAHSLFKEHNDNGTASSRARRKFLKHTRSSSTASIGFMDSGASNRHCTADASSSPPTLDSTEEHVLSKENPDNILSGSIEKLELHASEKSLTDCLDQVQDDTLAPFFLDTNIVVPSNPDTAIASVSDHLFAFTEGDLPVSNAIIDQEEVWKAITEAGPRSLGYGGGEAWYDTDQDSNMFDTATRFDEPWDLDLQNFNQGFGDGNIVGFVDRLAASKDDTYI